In Juglans regia cultivar Chandler chromosome 5, Walnut 2.0, whole genome shotgun sequence, the following are encoded in one genomic region:
- the LOC109021968 gene encoding UDP-galactose/UDP-glucose transporter 5-like, whose amino-acid sequence MAEPTSGAVGTWKESKIWKMVFSVVGIMTTLVTYGVLQEKIMRVPYGVNKEYFKYSLFLVFCNRITTSAVSAGALLASKKALDPVAPVYKYCLVSISNILTTTCQYEALKYVSFPIQTLAKCAKMIPVMVWGTIIMQKKYVGHDYLLAFLVTLGCSIFILYPAASEISPYSRGRENTTWGVSLMIGYLGFDGFTSTFQDKLFKGYDMDIHNQIFYTTLCSCILSFTGLMLQGHLLPAIDFVYRHNDCFFDITLLSTVATVSQFFISYTIRNFGALTFATIMTTRQLVSIMLSCIWFAHPLSWEQCIGAVIVFGSLYAKSFLRKAPQRSSPSEATENGASRPV is encoded by the exons ATGGCGGAGCCAACATCAGGTGCAGTTGGTACTTGGAAGGAGAGCAAGATATGGAAGATGGTTTTTTCTGTGGTCGGAATCATGACCACCCTCGTCACCTACGGGGTCTTACAg GAAAAGATCATGAGAGTGCCATATGGGGTTaacaaagaatattttaaatactccCTGTTTCTTGTTTTCTGCAATCGCATCACAACATCGGCTGTCTCTGCAGGTGCTTTACTG GCAAGTAAAAAAGCCCTGGACCCAGTAGCTCCAGTGTACAAGTACTGTCTCGTGTCAATATCAAACATACTAACCACCACATGTCAGTATGAG GCCCTGAAATATGTCAGTTTTCCCATTCAGACACTTGCTAAATGTGCTAAAATGATACCTGTTATG GTTTGGGGCACTATTATTATGCAGAAGAAATACGTAGGACATGACTATTTGTTGGCTTTTCTGGTGACTCTGGGCTgttcaatatttattctatatCCG GCAGCATCTGAGATCAGCCCATACAGTCGAGGAAGGGAAAACACTACTTGGGGCGTCTCCCTAATGATTGGTTATCTCGG GTTTGATGGATTTACGAGCACATTCCAAGATAAACTTTTTAAAGGCTATGATATGGATATACACAACCAAATATTCTACACAACATTATGTTCTTGTATTCTTAGCTTTACAG GTCTTATGTTACAAGGACATCTACTTCCAGCTATAGATTTTGTTTATCGCCATAATGATTGTTTCTTTGACATCACATTGCTTTCCACT GTTGCAACCGTGAGTCAATTTTTCATTTCCTACACAATTCGTAATTTTGGGGCCCTGACGTTTGCCACCATTATGACCACACGACAG TTGGTGAGTATCATGCTGTCATGCATCTGGTTCGCCCATCCCCTTAGCTGGGAACAGTGTATTGGAGCT GTTATTGTCTTTGGTTCCCTATATGCAAAAAGCTTCTTGAGAAAAGCACCTCAAAGATCTTCACCTTCAGAAGCTACAGAAAATGGAGCTTCTAGGCCAGTGTAG